In the Vibrio gigantis genome, one interval contains:
- the rplT gene encoding 50S ribosomal protein L20 yields MPRVKRGVQARARHKKVLKQAKGYYGARSRVYRVAFQAVTKAGQYAYRDRRNKKRQFRQLWIARINAASRQNGLSYSRFINGLKKASIEIDRKILADIAVFDKAAFAVLVEKAKASL; encoded by the coding sequence ATGCCTCGCGTAAAACGTGGTGTACAAGCTCGTGCACGTCATAAGAAAGTTCTAAAACAAGCTAAAGGTTACTACGGAGCACGTTCACGTGTTTACCGCGTAGCTTTCCAAGCAGTTACCAAAGCTGGTCAATACGCTTACCGTGACCGTCGTAACAAGAAACGTCAATTCCGTCAACTTTGGATTGCACGTATCAACGCGGCATCTCGTCAAAATGGTCTATCTTACAGCCGTTTCATCAACGGTCTTAAGAAAGCATCTATCGAGATCGATCGTAAGATTCTTGCTGACATCGCAGTATTCGACAAAGCAGCATTCGCTGTTCTAGTTGAAAAAGCGAAAGCATCTCTAT
- the rpmI gene encoding 50S ribosomal protein L35 encodes MPKMKTNKGAAKRFQKTAGGIKFKHAGKRHILTKRTTKNKRQLRPNSILPKCEVAQVLRMMPYA; translated from the coding sequence ATGCCTAAGATGAAAACCAACAAAGGTGCTGCTAAGCGTTTCCAGAAAACTGCTGGTGGTATTAAGTTTAAGCACGCTGGTAAACGTCACATCCTGACTAAGCGTACTACTAAGAACAAGCGTCAGCTACGTCCGAACTCGATCCTTCCTAAATGTGAAGTTGCTCAAGTTCTACGTATGATGCCATACGCTTAA
- the infC gene encoding translation initiation factor IF-3: MRLTGADGEAVGVVTIAEAMEAANEAGMDLVEISPNAEPPVCRVMDYGKFLFEKSKAAKEQKKKQKQVQIKEIKFRPGTDIGDYQVKLRNLTGFLEDGNKVKVTIRFRGREMAHQEIGVDVLNRLKADTEEFAVVESFPTRIEGRQMIMVLAPKKK; encoded by the coding sequence GTGCGTCTAACTGGCGCAGACGGCGAAGCTGTTGGTGTAGTAACAATCGCAGAAGCGATGGAAGCTGCAAATGAAGCTGGTATGGATCTTGTAGAGATCAGCCCTAACGCCGAGCCGCCAGTTTGTCGTGTGATGGACTACGGTAAGTTCCTCTTCGAGAAGAGCAAAGCTGCGAAAGAGCAGAAGAAGAAGCAAAAGCAGGTTCAGATCAAGGAAATCAAATTCCGACCTGGAACTGATATTGGAGACTATCAGGTAAAACTACGCAACCTGACTGGTTTCCTAGAAGACGGCAACAAAGTGAAGGTAACAATTCGCTTCCGTGGCCGCGAAATGGCTCACCAAGAAATCGGTGTTGACGTTCTTAATCGTTTGAAAGCGGATACTGAAGAATTTGCAGTAGTCGAATCTTTCCCAACGAGAATTGAAGGTCGCCAGATGATCATGGTGTTGGCCCCTAAAAAGAAGTAA
- the thrS gene encoding threonine--tRNA ligase: protein MPIITLPDGSQRQFDNPVSTLDVALSIGPGLAKATIAGRVDGERVDACDLIENDASLEIITAKDEVDGLEIVRHSCAHLLGHAVKQLFPEAKMAIGPTIDNGFYYDIDLEHSLTQEDLEKIEKRMKELAKTKYQVVKKKVSWQEARDAFEARGETYKIEILDENVSKDDRPGLYHHEEYIDMCRGPHVPNMSFCQHFTLLNVAGAYWRGNSDNKMLQRIYGTAFHDKKALKAHLVRLEEAAKRDHRKIGKALDLFHMQQEAPGMVFWHHNGWTIFRELEVFVREKLTEYDYQEVKGPLMMDRVLWERSGHWDKYAEAMFTTSSENREYAIKPMNCPGHVQIFNQGLKSYRDLPLRMAEFGSCHRNEPSGALHGIMRVRGFTQDDAHVFCTEDQVQQEVKACIEMVYDTYTTFGFENIVVKLSTRPEQRVGSDEMWDRAEADLKLALESMEIAYEIQEGEGAFYGPKIEFTLHDCLDRAWQCGTVQLDFALPERLGATYVGEDNERHTPVMIHRAILGSLERFIGILIEEYAGFFPTWLAPEQAVVMGITDKQSEYVQEITKKLQKSGFRVKADLRNEKIGFKIREHTLKRVPFMLVCGDQEMEAGEIAVRTRKGKDLGKFKVDDFISYIQAEVSSRKLNLEE, encoded by the coding sequence ATGCCAATTATTACTCTTCCTGACGGTAGTCAGCGTCAATTTGACAACCCTGTATCAACTCTAGATGTTGCCCTATCAATCGGTCCTGGTCTTGCGAAAGCAACCATTGCTGGTCGTGTAGACGGCGAGCGTGTTGATGCTTGTGATCTTATCGAAAACGATGCAAGCCTAGAAATCATCACAGCTAAAGATGAAGTTGATGGCCTTGAGATCGTTCGTCACTCTTGTGCTCACCTTTTAGGCCACGCGGTTAAGCAGCTTTTTCCAGAAGCGAAAATGGCGATCGGTCCTACTATCGATAACGGCTTCTACTACGATATCGACCTTGAGCACTCTCTAACGCAAGAAGATCTAGAAAAGATCGAAAAGCGCATGAAAGAGCTAGCGAAGACCAAGTACCAAGTTGTTAAGAAGAAAGTTAGCTGGCAGGAAGCGCGCGACGCATTTGAAGCTCGCGGCGAGACTTACAAGATTGAAATCTTGGACGAGAACGTTTCTAAAGACGATCGCCCAGGTCTGTACCATCACGAAGAATACATCGATATGTGTCGTGGTCCACACGTGCCTAACATGAGCTTCTGCCAGCACTTCACTCTACTTAACGTAGCAGGTGCTTACTGGCGTGGTAACAGTGACAACAAGATGCTTCAACGTATCTACGGCACTGCATTCCACGACAAGAAGGCGCTTAAAGCTCACCTTGTGCGCCTAGAAGAAGCGGCTAAACGTGACCACCGTAAAATCGGTAAAGCGCTTGACCTTTTCCACATGCAGCAAGAAGCACCAGGCATGGTGTTCTGGCACCACAACGGTTGGACTATTTTCCGTGAACTAGAAGTGTTTGTACGTGAAAAACTGACTGAGTACGATTACCAAGAAGTTAAAGGCCCATTAATGATGGACCGTGTTCTTTGGGAGCGCTCTGGTCACTGGGATAAGTACGCTGAAGCGATGTTCACTACTTCTTCAGAGAACCGTGAATACGCTATCAAGCCAATGAACTGTCCTGGTCACGTTCAAATCTTCAACCAAGGTTTGAAATCTTACCGTGATCTACCGTTACGTATGGCTGAGTTCGGCTCATGTCACCGTAACGAGCCGTCTGGCGCACTTCACGGTATCATGCGTGTTCGTGGCTTTACTCAAGATGACGCTCACGTATTCTGTACTGAAGACCAAGTTCAACAAGAAGTTAAAGCTTGTATTGAAATGGTTTACGACACTTACACAACTTTCGGTTTCGAAAACATCGTTGTTAAGCTGTCTACTCGTCCAGAGCAACGTGTAGGCTCAGACGAAATGTGGGACCGTGCAGAGGCTGACCTTAAGCTTGCACTAGAGTCAATGGAGATTGCATACGAGATTCAAGAAGGCGAGGGTGCGTTCTACGGACCTAAGATTGAATTTACTTTGCATGATTGTTTGGACCGTGCTTGGCAATGTGGTACAGTGCAGCTCGATTTTGCATTACCAGAACGTTTAGGTGCTACTTACGTAGGTGAAGATAACGAGCGTCACACGCCAGTTATGATCCACCGCGCGATTTTAGGTTCACTAGAACGCTTCATCGGTATTCTTATTGAAGAATACGCTGGCTTCTTCCCAACGTGGTTGGCGCCAGAACAAGCAGTTGTAATGGGCATTACAGACAAACAGTCTGAATATGTACAAGAAATTACGAAAAAACTGCAAAAAAGTGGATTTAGAGTCAAAGCAGACTTGAGAAATGAGAAGATTGGCTTTAAAATCCGCGAACATACTTTGAAACGTGTACCGTTCATGCTTGTGTGTGGTGACCAAGAAATGGAAGCCGGCGAAATTGCAGTACGTACACGTAAAGGTAAGGACCTTGGCAAATTTAAAGTGGATGACTTTATTTCATACATCCAAGCCGAGGTTTCAAGCCGTAAGCTCAATCTGGAGGAATAG
- a CDS encoding DUF3187 family protein, translated as MERQATFISLIPSLPLIITAAIYTPAAWANKDYGPLISYTQAPLQSVRLTPALRSGFPLKENKVEIFTALTAASIWANSHDYHLDYYQNQLHTGLRWQLTKTWQVEFNYRYLYAANNHLDKITINFHDLFDIDQAGRDRKERHQFDIHAPDHDINIRDFSGDTLTSAFTLYTQYQIIDLENHGLSFGVSLYHNNVSHGAFEGSSSEQSAQFNYAYQLDINTFYTSLGLANQSNRDVENGFAHKKTTWSWMGGYQLTLFENHELHLEYRWYEGAEDGETEFSESANEMMFGYRYVMQRSAVEISIIENIFNMDNSTDVAFQLAYRHQW; from the coding sequence ATGGAGAGACAAGCTACTTTTATATCGTTAATACCCTCTTTGCCGTTAATCATAACTGCTGCTATTTACACTCCAGCGGCTTGGGCCAATAAAGATTACGGCCCCTTAATCAGTTATACTCAAGCACCATTGCAGTCTGTTCGTCTCACTCCGGCACTTCGCTCTGGCTTCCCCCTCAAAGAGAATAAAGTTGAAATATTTACCGCCTTAACTGCCGCGAGTATCTGGGCCAATTCCCACGACTACCACTTAGACTATTATCAGAATCAGCTTCACACTGGTTTGCGATGGCAATTAACTAAAACGTGGCAAGTAGAATTCAATTACCGTTACCTTTACGCTGCCAACAATCACCTAGATAAAATCACCATCAACTTTCATGACCTATTCGACATCGACCAAGCAGGACGCGATCGTAAAGAACGGCATCAATTTGATATTCACGCACCAGACCACGACATCAATATTAGAGACTTCTCCGGCGATACGCTGACTAGTGCTTTCACCCTCTACACTCAATACCAAATCATAGACCTTGAAAACCACGGTTTATCCTTTGGTGTATCCCTTTATCACAACAATGTCAGCCACGGTGCCTTTGAAGGAAGTAGCTCCGAGCAAAGCGCTCAATTCAACTATGCCTACCAACTCGATATCAATACCTTTTACACAAGCTTAGGGCTCGCCAATCAGTCAAATCGAGATGTAGAGAATGGCTTTGCACATAAGAAAACAACATGGTCATGGATGGGCGGCTATCAACTCACACTATTTGAAAATCATGAGTTGCACCTTGAATATAGATGGTATGAAGGCGCAGAAGATGGAGAAACCGAGTTTTCAGAATCAGCGAATGAAATGATGTTTGGATATCGATATGTGATGCAACGCTCGGCAGTCGAGATATCCATAATCGAGAACATCTTCAACATGGACAATTCCACCGATGTTGCCTTCCAATTAGCCTATCGTCATCAGTGGTAA
- a CDS encoding sporulation protein: MFKKLKASLGIGAAKVDTVLDNIDVFQGGELSGNVHIVGGDVEQQIDLINLVLNTEVKVETEDSTSYETFSLGRIQAVEAFIIQPGETKLVPFRLKLNDETPVTALNAKMNQCHVWVETNLDIGFAIDPKDRDFISVHPLPTVAKIIQGVEASGMAMVKADVEKGFLKGNSFASRSGCYQEVEFRSGGFMNNKEIELSFIVEGSMVHCLAEIDRSMSFRGDQYISFSLPANAADSDIRNAVSRIMSA, encoded by the coding sequence ATGTTTAAGAAATTAAAGGCCTCGCTAGGTATAGGTGCAGCAAAGGTTGATACTGTCTTAGATAATATTGACGTTTTCCAAGGTGGAGAGTTGTCTGGCAATGTTCACATTGTTGGCGGCGACGTTGAGCAACAAATTGACCTGATCAACTTGGTTCTTAACACAGAAGTGAAAGTTGAAACGGAAGACAGCACCAGCTACGAAACTTTTTCACTGGGTCGTATTCAAGCCGTAGAGGCTTTCATTATTCAACCGGGCGAAACTAAACTGGTTCCATTCCGTCTTAAACTGAATGATGAAACGCCAGTCACCGCGTTGAACGCAAAAATGAATCAATGTCACGTGTGGGTAGAAACCAACCTAGATATCGGCTTCGCGATTGACCCTAAAGACCGCGATTTTATCTCTGTTCACCCACTGCCAACGGTCGCTAAAATTATCCAAGGTGTCGAAGCATCGGGCATGGCAATGGTGAAAGCAGACGTAGAGAAGGGCTTCTTGAAAGGCAATAGCTTCGCTTCTCGCTCTGGCTGTTACCAAGAGGTTGAATTTCGCAGCGGCGGTTTCATGAATAATAAAGAGATCGAGCTGTCATTCATCGTTGAAGGTTCAATGGTTCACTGTCTAGCAGAAATCGATCGCTCAATGAGCTTCCGTGGCGACCAATACATCTCATTCAGCTTGCCTGCAAACGCGGCTGACTCAGACATTCGCAACGCCGTCTCAAGAATCATGAGTGCGTAG
- the hutC gene encoding histidine utilization repressor yields the protein MSKAPLYLQIKQFIDDKISNGHWPVGYQITTELELTEQFNVSRMTVNKAIRDLVSEGKLIRKPRLGTFVCEPDEKAQSPLLDINNIAQEIKDRGQTYTSQVIKHDSIKADENTATRLGVMINAEVFYSEIIHFADNTPIQLEARWVNSQAAPKYLEQDFSTSTPNEYLSKSCPLSAIEHTVEAIIPDSQIRTSLKLSESEPCLLLNRRTWSKERLISFALLYHPGSKYKLSSKILLD from the coding sequence ATGTCGAAAGCGCCGCTCTACCTTCAGATAAAACAGTTCATAGACGATAAAATCAGCAATGGTCATTGGCCGGTGGGCTATCAAATCACCACGGAACTCGAACTCACAGAACAGTTCAATGTAAGTCGAATGACGGTCAATAAAGCCATTCGAGATCTGGTGTCTGAAGGCAAGCTCATCAGGAAGCCAAGGCTAGGCACTTTTGTGTGTGAGCCTGACGAAAAAGCGCAATCTCCACTGCTTGATATCAACAACATCGCGCAAGAGATCAAAGACCGAGGTCAAACGTATACTAGCCAAGTGATCAAACACGATAGCATCAAGGCTGACGAAAACACCGCCACACGGTTAGGCGTGATGATTAACGCAGAAGTATTTTATAGTGAAATCATCCACTTTGCGGACAACACACCGATACAATTGGAAGCGCGCTGGGTGAACTCACAAGCAGCTCCCAAATACCTAGAACAAGACTTTTCAACCTCTACACCCAACGAATACCTTTCAAAAAGCTGCCCGTTGAGTGCGATTGAACACACGGTTGAAGCCATTATTCCAGACTCTCAAATCAGAACGTCACTAAAGCTTTCTGAATCAGAACCTTGCCTTCTTTTGAATAGAAGAACATGGAGTAAAGAGCGCCTCATCAGCTTTGCATTGCTCTACCATCCAGGTTCTAAGTACAAATTAAGCTCCAAGATACTCCTAGATTAA